From the genome of Pseudomonas sihuiensis:
CAGCCGCCAGGTCGCACGCCTGGAAGAGCGCCTGCAGAGCCGCCTGTTCTACCGCAGCACCAGACGGGTCGCGCTGACCGAGGCCGGCCAGTTGTTTCTACAACACTGCCAGCGCCTGCAGGATGCCCGCGAAGAAGCGCTGCGAGCAGTCGGTGATCTCGGCGCTGAACCCAAGGGGCTGTTGCGCATGACCTGTGCGGTGGCTTACGGCGAGCGCTTCATCGTACCGCTGGTCAACGACTTCATGGCGCGGCATCCGCAATTGCGCGTGGAGATCGAACTGTCCAACCGTCAGCTCGACATGCTGCACGAAGGCCTGGACCTGGCCATCCGCCTGGGGCGCCTGCAGGACTCGCGTCTGATGGCCGCACGCCTGGCACCTCGCGAAATGTACCTGTGCGCAGCCCCCGACTATCTGCAGCGCTACGGGCGTCCGCACTCGTTATCCGAGCTAGCCCGACACAACTGCCTGGTAGGTAGCAGCGACCACTGGAGCTTTGCCCAGAACGGCCGTGAAACCCAGGTGCGCATACAGGGTAACTGGCGTTGCAATAGCGGCCAGGCCGTGCTCGACGCAGCGCTGCGCGGTTTTGGGCTGTGTCAGTTGCCGGACTATTACGTATTGGAACACCTGCGCAGCGGCCGGCTGATCTCCCTGCTGGAGCAGCACCGCCCACCCAACACAGCCGTCTGGGCACTCTATCCGCAGCAGCGACATCTCTCGCCCAAGGTACGTCAGTTGATCGACTCGCTGCGCCAGGGACTTGGCCAACGCGCCGAATACCTCGATCACTCCTGAGGTTCTGCAACAACCTTGTCACCCAGCTGAACGGTCATGGAATGTCACAAGCCGGGGCGAAACTTGAGCGAGACGACCGCGTCACAACCCATGCACCCCGCCCAAACGGGGCCTCACGAACTCAGCTACATGAGGACATGGTTATGCAGGTTCTGGTCAACAGTGGTAAGCACGTCACCTCCTCGATGGACTTCAAGGACGACATTCGCAGTCGCATCCGGGACAAGCTCCAGCGCTACGAGGACCACCTCACCCGGATCGAAATTCATCTCTCCGACGAGAACGCGCTCAAGAGTGGCCCACAGGACAAGCGCTGCAAGGTCGAGGCACGAATGAAAGGACGCGATCCACTGACGGTCTCCCACGATGCCAGCGAACTGCAGCAGGCGATCGACGGCGCCATGAACAAGCTGACCAACGCGCTGGATCGCAACCTGGGCAAAGATGCCAAGCGCTGGACACACTGATGCGACAGTTCTAGTTCAACGGCCTTGCGACCATACGGACTGTAGATAATGCAAATCTTCCGGGCGGGTAACCTTGAGGTTGTCCGCCCGGCCTTCGATGAGCCGGGGCGACTGCCCTGCCCACTCCATGGCCGAGGCTTCATCGGTCACTGCCACACCTTCTTCCAGCGCTTGCGCCAGTGACTCGCGTAACGCCCCCAGGCGGAACATCTGCGGTGTGTAGGCCTGCCAGATCACGCTACGATCCACGGTCTCCAACACTCGACCATCGCTGCCGACACGCTTGAGCGTATCGCGCACCGGCACCGCCAGCAGGCCGCCGACCGGATCATCGGTCAGACTGTCTAGTAGGCGATCCAGGTCCGCAGGGGTGAGATTGGGACGCGCGGCGTCGTGCACCAGCACCCAATCATCGCTATCGGCACCACCGGCCAGTAACGAGTCCAGCCCGGCCAGCACCGAGTCGGCGCGCTCACGCCCGCCAGGCGCACGGCGGATGCGCAGATCACGCGCCAGTGGCAACTGCGGCCAGAACGGGTCATCCACGGCAACGCATACCACCGCGCCCAACAGGCCGGGATGATCGAGAAAACAATGCAGGGTATGTTCGAGAATGCAGCGGCCGGCGATCTGCAGGTACTGCTTGGGGCGGTCGGCGGCCATCCGCGCGCCGACGCCAGCGGCCGGGATCACCAGCCAGAATTTCGTGGTCATTCGGTCAGCAGATAGAGGGTTTCACCCTCTTTGAGCATGCCCAACTCGTGACGCGCGCGCTCTTCCACGGTTTCCATACCGCGCTTGAGCTCCATCACCTCGGCCTCGAGAATACGATTGCGCTCCAGCAACCGCTCGTTCTCGCCCTCCTGTTCGGCGATCTGCTGTTGCAGACGGCTGGCAGCAGCCAGGCTGCCGTCGCCAATCCACAGTCGATACTGCAGACCGACCAGCAACAGGATCAGCACGATAAACAGCCAATACGGACTACGCATGGAGCGGCTCGCAGATTGAGTCATCGGCATGGTAGGGGCTGCGTTCATGCTTGAAAAGAAGCCGTCTGATGAGTGACATGGGGTTTCGGTACCTGCATCCGTGCATTGGTTCCCTGGGATCGACGAAGCGTCCACGAAAAAGGCCATGCCCGCAATGACGCAGCCTTTGTAGGAGCGGCTTCAGCCGCGAAAATTCGCGGATAAATCCGCTCCTACAGCATGCAGCACCAACGCTGGGATAACCACGAAAAAGGGCGACTTGCGTCGCCCTTTTCAGTCTACACGACGGTTAACCGCGGAACTCGGCACGGCCCTTGTATGGGGCTTTGGCGCCCAGCTGCTCTTCGATACGCAGCAGCTGGTTGTACTTGGAAACGCGGTCGGAACGGCACAGCGAACCGGTCTTGATCTGACCGGCGGCAGTACCCACGGCCAGGTCGGCGATGGTGCTGTCCTCGGTTTCGCCACTGCGGTGCGAGATCACGGCGGTGAAGCCAGCAGCCTTGGCCATCTGGATGGCTTCCAGGGTCTCGGTCAGCGAGCCGATCTGGTTGAACTTGATCAGGATCGAGTTGCCGATCTTCTCGTCGATGCCGCGCTTGAGGATCTTGGTGTTGGTGACGAACAGGTCGTCGCCAACCAGCTGTACCTTGGCACCGATCTTGTCGGTCAGGACTTTCCAGCTGGCCCAGTCGGACTCGTCCATGCCGTCTTCGATGGAGATGATCGGATAACGCTCGGTCAGGCCCGCCAGGTAGTCG
Proteins encoded in this window:
- a CDS encoding LysR substrate-binding domain-containing protein, with protein sequence MNRWEGLDEFVAVAECGQFSAAAERLGLSTSQVSRQVARLEERLQSRLFYRSTRRVALTEAGQLFLQHCQRLQDAREEALRAVGDLGAEPKGLLRMTCAVAYGERFIVPLVNDFMARHPQLRVEIELSNRQLDMLHEGLDLAIRLGRLQDSRLMAARLAPREMYLCAAPDYLQRYGRPHSLSELARHNCLVGSSDHWSFAQNGRETQVRIQGNWRCNSGQAVLDAALRGFGLCQLPDYYVLEHLRSGRLISLLEQHRPPNTAVWALYPQQRHLSPKVRQLIDSLRQGLGQRAEYLDHS
- a CDS encoding HPF/RaiA family ribosome-associated protein, producing the protein MQVLVNSGKHVTSSMDFKDDIRSRIRDKLQRYEDHLTRIEIHLSDENALKSGPQDKRCKVEARMKGRDPLTVSHDASELQQAIDGAMNKLTNALDRNLGKDAKRWTH
- the ispD gene encoding 2-C-methyl-D-erythritol 4-phosphate cytidylyltransferase; protein product: MTTKFWLVIPAAGVGARMAADRPKQYLQIAGRCILEHTLHCFLDHPGLLGAVVCVAVDDPFWPQLPLARDLRIRRAPGGRERADSVLAGLDSLLAGGADSDDWVLVHDAARPNLTPADLDRLLDSLTDDPVGGLLAVPVRDTLKRVGSDGRVLETVDRSVIWQAYTPQMFRLGALRESLAQALEEGVAVTDEASAMEWAGQSPRLIEGRADNLKVTRPEDLHYLQSVWSQGR
- a CDS encoding septum formation initiator family protein — its product is MRSPYWLFIVLILLLVGLQYRLWIGDGSLAAASRLQQQIAEQEGENERLLERNRILEAEVMELKRGMETVEERARHELGMLKEGETLYLLTE